Below is a genomic region from Verrucomicrobiota bacterium.
TGGGCAAAGGGCCGCTCATCGTCATGATCCACGGCTTTCCGGATTACTGGTACACATGGCGACACCAAATGACGGCGCTCGCGCCAGACTACCGTGTCGTGGCCATCGACCAGCGCGGTTACAACCTGAGCGACAAACCGAAGGGCGTCGATAACTACAGCATGAGCCTCCTCGTGTCGGATGTGGTTGCCGTCATCAAACACCTCGGTCAGGAGAAAGCCATCATTGTCGGCCATGATTGGGGCGGCGCGGTGGCGTGGGGCTTTGCGATGCGCCACCCGGAGATGACTGACAAACTCATCATCCTCAACCTGCCGCACTTTCGCGGCCTGTCGCGCGAGCTGGCAAATAATCCGAAGCAACAGAAGAACAGCGCCTATGCCCGCCGCTTTCAACAGGAAGGCGCGGAGAAGGATTTGACCGCTGAGAAATTGGCCGAGTGGGTCACCGATCCAGATGCCCGGGCGAAATACGTCGAAGCTTTTCGCCGTTCGGATTTCGAAGCGATGCTGAATTACTACAAACGTAATTATCCCAAAGAGCCGTACGTGGCAGACACCTCGCCGGTGGTCAAAGTCAAACCTCCGGTGTTGATGATTCACGGCCTCGATGACTGGGCGTTGTTGCCCGGCGCTTTGAATGGCACTTGGGACTGGTTGGAAAAAGACTTGACGCTGGTGACGATTCCCGGCGCCGGGCACTTCGTGCAACAGGACGCCACCGACATGGTCAATCGAACCATGAAAATGTGGCTGGCGCGTTAGGCGCAAGTCTGTCAAAGAAGTGTCTGTGGACGCTACCGATACCCAAATACTCCGCATGGCGACGCGGGAGATCATCTCCATCAATCCCGCGACGATGACGGAGGTCGGACGCGCGCCGATGCTTTCCGACTTGGAGGTCAACGTAGCGGTTGAGAACGCCCGCAGCGCGCAACCGTCCTGGGCCGCGCACTCGTTCGAGGAACGTGCCAAACATGTTCTCAAGGCGAAGGACCTCCTGCTGGATCGACAGGATGAGGTTTGCGAATTGATTTCGCGCGAAACCGGCAAGCCGTTGGTCGAAGCGATGGCGAGTGAAGTCCTGCCGGTGGCGAATTTGATGGACTATTTCGCGCGGGAATCGGCGAAGCTTCTGCGCGATGAACAATTCACCTTGTCCGTCTTCCGCAACAAAAAATCCCGCATCAGCTTTCATCCTTACGGCGTGGTGGGGATCATCTCGCCGTGGAACTATCCGCTTTCGATACCGATGGGCGAAGTCGTGATGGGGTTGATGGCTGGCAATGCGGTGTTGCTCAAGCCATCCGAGTACACACCAATGGTCGGTTTGAAAATCGGCGAGCTGTTTCGCGCGGCCGGCCTGCCAGACGGAGTCTTGCAAGTCTTGACCGGCGACGGCAGCACGGGCGCAGCGCTGGTAGATTCAGCAATCGACAAGATATTTTTCACCGGCAGCGTGCGCACCGGCAAGATCATTGCAGAGGCCGCGGCTCGGCGGCTCATGCCGTTCGTTCTGGAATTGGGCGGCAAGGACGCGATGATTGTTTGCGGCGACGCGCCGTTCAAGCGCGCGGTCAACGGCGCGGTTTGGGGAGCATTCACCAACTGCGGACAGACGTGCGCTTCCGTCGAACGGCTCTATGTGGCCGAGTACATCGCCGATAAGTTCATCAACGCCGTGGTTGAAAAAACCAAGGCATTGCGCGTCGGCATCGACGGCGAACAGCAGCAGGACGTGGGTTCGCTCACCAATGCCCGACAACTGCGCATCGTGACGGAGCACGTCAACGACGCCGTTGCCAAAGGCGCGCGCGTGCTCACGGGCGGCAGGCGGATTGAATCGTTGCCCGGCTACTTTTTTGAGCCGACCGTTCTCCTCAACGTCAACGATTCCATGCGCGTGATGCAGGAGGAAACCTTCGGCCCGGTGCTGCCCATCGTCGTTGTCAAGGATGATGCCGAGGCGATCCGGGAAGCGAACCGTTCCAATTACGGTCTGCTGGCCAGCGTCTGGACGAAGGACACGAACCGCGGCAAAAAAATCGCCGAGCAAGTGCAAGCGGGCACGGTCATCATCAACGATGTGATTTACACGCACGGGGCAGCGGAGACGCCGTGGTTCGGTGTGAAGGAGAGCGGATATGGCGTCACCCATTCCAAGCACGGCCTGCGCGAATTCGTCCAAATGAAGCACATCAACTGGGACGTGTTCCCGATGAAATCAAATCCCTGGTGGTTTCCCTACTCGGCCAAGAAACGCCGTGATTTCAAACTGCTCGCCAAGGTTCTCCACAAATGGGGACTGAAGAAGTGGATTTGAGTTTGGGCGCGGCGACTTGAGTAAATGACTTCGACGAGGACGGCTAAGCAAAGAGAGAACTGTCAACGCCCCACTCCGTCGCCATTTCAGTCACAAACCCTCTGAGCGATCAATAATTTGTTGCGCCACTCCCATTAATTGGTTGGCGAGTTCCCTCTCCAAGCCAGCGATCTGGGCCTGAACTTTGTTCTGGAACGAGCGAAGTTGATTCAACGCCGCCGTTGAGTTGCCGCGATCAAACGAATCAACTGCGTTGATCAAAGTTGCGATCATGGGGCGTCTGTTCTTGTCAGCCAAATCCGCCTGCTCAACCAGCAGAATCAAAATCTCCACGGCCTGTCCAAGCGTGATGATATTCAACATTACCGAGGCCGTCGTTGAATCGGAGCCATCACTCACAACCAACGAAATCTGACGCGTTCCTATATCAAGGATATTAGTTGCGACAAGCGTTGTTGCTAGGAGGTTCGTGTCATCAAGCCATGTGAACTGTAGCTGATCATTGTCCGCATCCTTAGATTCGGAGCCATCCAAGACGACACTTGTACTCTGGTTGTTCGGCGCAATCACAATCAAATTTGTGAGGCCAGGGAACTCCGCAAGCGGAGAAACAACAATCGCAGCTTCGGGCACGTGGTTGCCTTCTATAAGGAATGCAGGGCGGATGTCGTTGGGCCAGATATGCCAAAAGCCGGTTGGCGGACCATTTGTTGACCAACGTGATGCGACGTAACCCGAATCCGGAGGCCTGTCCTGTCCACAGTAAAGAAGCGGTGAGCTAGCGAACGGCCATAAATAATAGCCAACGTCCGCTGCTGTTGCTTCGAAGAGCAACCAATAATTCTGCCCTCCTTGCACGATTCCATTAAGAGCGTAGGAATAATTGCCGACCGTTGGCCCGACGTCTTGCGGAATCCCAAACCAAATGACCTCCTGGCCTGGGCTTAAACGATCATCGCGAACGATGGAGAGCTTGTAATTATTCGCATTTGCGATTTCGGACTTCGCTAAAGGCAAGATCATTCTTTTGAGTTTGATCTCACCGCTGCCACTGACTTGGAACCTGGCGCCTTCAGAGTAAGTGTAGCTAAAGGATTTTCCTACATAATACAAAGCGCAGTTGAGACTATTCGTTCCATCATAATTGCTGGCCAACACCTTTGAAGCGCCCGCACTGGGGCTTTGAAGTAACACCGCTAAGCTAATCAGCAGCCAGATCATTCCAACTTTTAACTTGGTTACGCGTCTCATAATCTCGTACCTACTCGTCGCCAGCTCACGAGGACGCTCGCCCCACCGGCGGATTTCGTCGTCACTTCGCCGCTTGCTTCTCCTCGGTGATTTCTTTGCCGGTCTTGGGATCGACGCGGACGTTCAGGGTTTCCGTATCGTCGGTGTAGAAGAAGAAACCCTGCATCATTTCGTTGTGCGTTTGCGGGCCGTTCTTGACCACCACCTTGGGATCGGGATTGAAAGGATTGAACGCCGAGTTGTCGAAGTGCGAGCTGCATTCGATCTTCGTTCCCTTGGGGAAATGTTGTTCGCCGCGACCCCAGACATAGCTCAACTGCCAGTCGAAACTGTAATTCGGCAGGACGAGCAGCGTCTCGTTCCGTCCGTCCGGGTAATGCGCGGAGAACGTGGTGTCCTTGCCGCGCAGATGCATGTGGCTGAACAGCGCGATGCCGGTCGCGTCGCATTCAAGTTCCTTTTGCGCGGCGACGGGATAGGCTGGCGCGCCCGGTGGAATCTCAAATTTGTAGTCGCCAATGATTTTGTAACGGACGCGTTTGCGGATCGGTTCCTTGGCGAAGCGCAGGCCGACGGAAATCTGGTCGGTCTCCTCCTTGCCCGTCGTCACGTAATGAATCTGATAAACGAGGGACACGCCTTTGGGAATCATCATCGCCATCCCGGAATCGAGGTTGACGGGAATGCCGCCGGGCACTTTGCCGGTGATGAAGTTGTGGTCTTCATCAAAACCTTTGCCCAATGTGCCGAAAGCGATGTTGGCGTGATGCACAACCTTGGGGTTGCTGGGCATGATTTGAACACCTTGCACCCAGGTGTCATAGGGGAAGACGTAGGGCAAAATGACGTAGCGATAATTGATGTAGCCGGTGGCGGGCAACTGTTCCGGTTTCGCGGCGGTGATGATGAGGTCCGGTTCGCCGATCAACCATTTGCTGTCAGGAAACTCCGGCGGCTTGGGCGCTTGCGCGAGGTCGCCCGGCGCTTTGCTGCCGCGTGCCCATTGCACAATGGTGTCGCGCTCGTCTTCCGTGAGGGAACGTTGGTTGATGAACTTGCCAAAACCGGGATGCGCAAACCACGGAGGCATGCGTTGCTCATCGACGACTTCCGCGATGGCCTTGGCCTTGGCGGCGGCTTTTTCGTAAGATGTCAGCACAAACGGCGCTTCCGTTCCGGGCCGATGACATTCCACGCAATGCTTGTTGAGTAACGGCGCAATGTCTTTGGCGTAAGTCAGCGAGTTGTTGGTCGGGCGAACTTCAGGGAACGTAATGGCGCAACCGTCAACCGCGGTTTCCTTCACTTTCACTTTGCGTCCGGCGAGAACATCCTCAATGGCTTCCTTCAAATCCTCGCGATCAACCGATGGATTGGCGCCACCGAGCCGGTATTGATTGTCGATGCGACCGCGATAGCGAATCTTTCGCTCGGCATCCAGCACGACGACTTGTGGTGTGCGGCTGACGCCCAACGCTCGCGCACACTCGCCGTCCACGTCTTTCACGAAGGGAAATTCGACGCCATGCTCCATCGCCTGGTAAGCAATTTCCTTGATCGAATCATCCGGGCCAACATCGACGGCAATGAATTGAACGCCCTTGTCGGAGTATTGCTTGGAGAGTTCCTCGAGGCGCGGCAGATAGCGTTGCACCAGCGGGCAACCGGTGGTCGTAAAGATCATGACGAAGGCTTTTGGCTGGCCGAAGTCATCCAACGTTCG
It encodes:
- a CDS encoding aldehyde dehydrogenase family protein, whose product is MDATDTQILRMATREIISINPATMTEVGRAPMLSDLEVNVAVENARSAQPSWAAHSFEERAKHVLKAKDLLLDRQDEVCELISRETGKPLVEAMASEVLPVANLMDYFARESAKLLRDEQFTLSVFRNKKSRISFHPYGVVGIISPWNYPLSIPMGEVVMGLMAGNAVLLKPSEYTPMVGLKIGELFRAAGLPDGVLQVLTGDGSTGAALVDSAIDKIFFTGSVRTGKIIAEAAARRLMPFVLELGGKDAMIVCGDAPFKRAVNGAVWGAFTNCGQTCASVERLYVAEYIADKFINAVVEKTKALRVGIDGEQQQDVGSLTNARQLRIVTEHVNDAVAKGARVLTGGRRIESLPGYFFEPTVLLNVNDSMRVMQEETFGPVLPIVVVKDDAEAIREANRSNYGLLASVWTKDTNRGKKIAEQVQAGTVIINDVIYTHGAAETPWFGVKESGYGVTHSKHGLREFVQMKHINWDVFPMKSNPWWFPYSAKKRRDFKLLAKVLHKWGLKKWI
- a CDS encoding alpha/beta hydrolase, which gives rise to MKNTSILGQSLSRIIQAAMFAAITTSLIAAAKDSDMEKLVEHGYATNNGVKIHYAAMGKGPLIVMIHGFPDYWYTWRHQMTALAPDYRVVAIDQRGYNLSDKPKGVDNYSMSLLVSDVVAVIKHLGQEKAIIVGHDWGGAVAWGFAMRHPEMTDKLIILNLPHFRGLSRELANNPKQQKNSAYARRFQQEGAEKDLTAEKLAEWVTDPDARAKYVEAFRRSDFEAMLNYYKRNYPKEPYVADTSPVVKVKPPVLMIHGLDDWALLPGALNGTWDWLEKDLTLVTIPGAGHFVQQDATDMVNRTMKMWLAR
- a CDS encoding redoxin family protein → MKLSKLTTAVLVCLATWPVLVGKVQAREKKVPIGAQSEKFTFKDIRYSPRTLDDFGQPKAFVMIFTTTGCPLVQRYLPRLEELSKQYSDKGVQFIAVDVGPDDSIKEIAYQAMEHGVEFPFVKDVDGECARALGVSRTPQVVVLDAERKIRYRGRIDNQYRLGGANPSVDREDLKEAIEDVLAGRKVKVKETAVDGCAITFPEVRPTNNSLTYAKDIAPLLNKHCVECHRPGTEAPFVLTSYEKAAAKAKAIAEVVDEQRMPPWFAHPGFGKFINQRSLTEDERDTIVQWARGSKAPGDLAQAPKPPEFPDSKWLIGEPDLIITAAKPEQLPATGYINYRYVILPYVFPYDTWVQGVQIMPSNPKVVHHANIAFGTLGKGFDEDHNFITGKVPGGIPVNLDSGMAMMIPKGVSLVYQIHYVTTGKEETDQISVGLRFAKEPIRKRVRYKIIGDYKFEIPPGAPAYPVAAQKELECDATGIALFSHMHLRGKDTTFSAHYPDGRNETLLVLPNYSFDWQLSYVWGRGEQHFPKGTKIECSSHFDNSAFNPFNPDPKVVVKNGPQTHNEMMQGFFFYTDDTETLNVRVDPKTGKEITEEKQAAK